The proteins below are encoded in one region of Peribacillus muralis:
- a CDS encoding carboxypeptidase M32, translating into MNMNNEGIELIENEFKDYVKKIAAYKEALALIFWDLRTGAPKKGVEQRSEVIGVLSSEVFNMSTSKEMESFIIELAMGETRLSETTNKMVQECKKEFDRNKKIPADEFKEFVILQSRSESAWEEAREKADFSLFQPYLEQIVAYTRKFVEYWGYEGQKYNTLLDMYEPGVTVDILDKVFGELRASIVPLVKRIAASEHPPETAFLYKKFPKDKQHQLNLAVLEQLGYDFKAGRLDETVHPFATGINRGDVRVTTRYDENDFRGAIFGTIHECGHAIYEQNIAEELTGTLLDEGTSMGIHESQSLFFENFIGRNHSFWKNKFSLLKEFAPDQFNDVTLDDFYRGINESKPSFIRIEADELSYPLHIMIRYELEKALFNGELEVKDLPKFWNEKYKEYLGIVPENDAMGVLQDVHWSDGSFGYFPSYALGYMYAAQIKQSMLKDLPDFDDLLESGNIAPIRIWLNEKIHKYGKTKKPLEILEETTGEGLNVQYLIQYLEDKYKAVYKIE; encoded by the coding sequence ATGAATATGAATAATGAGGGTATCGAACTGATAGAAAATGAATTTAAAGATTATGTTAAGAAAATTGCAGCCTATAAGGAGGCCCTTGCGCTGATTTTTTGGGATTTGCGCACAGGGGCACCGAAAAAGGGTGTGGAGCAGCGATCAGAAGTCATTGGGGTATTATCCTCAGAGGTTTTTAATATGAGCACAAGTAAAGAAATGGAGTCCTTCATTATAGAACTTGCCATGGGGGAAACACGCTTGAGCGAGACGACCAATAAAATGGTACAAGAGTGTAAAAAAGAGTTTGACAGAAACAAGAAAATCCCTGCAGATGAATTCAAAGAATTCGTGATTTTGCAATCCCGCTCTGAAAGTGCTTGGGAAGAGGCAAGGGAAAAAGCGGATTTTTCGTTATTTCAACCATATTTAGAGCAAATCGTTGCGTATACGCGTAAGTTCGTTGAGTATTGGGGCTATGAGGGGCAGAAATATAATACCCTTTTGGATATGTATGAGCCAGGTGTAACCGTAGATATACTTGACAAGGTTTTCGGTGAACTTCGTGCGAGTATAGTTCCTCTTGTAAAGCGAATCGCAGCAAGTGAACATCCACCTGAAACGGCATTCCTTTATAAAAAGTTTCCAAAAGATAAGCAGCATCAGCTGAACCTGGCCGTTTTAGAGCAGCTGGGATATGATTTCAAGGCTGGCAGGCTGGATGAAACCGTTCATCCTTTTGCGACTGGGATAAACCGCGGTGATGTCCGGGTGACGACCCGCTACGATGAAAATGATTTCAGGGGGGCCATCTTTGGGACGATCCATGAATGCGGACATGCCATTTATGAGCAGAATATCGCCGAGGAGCTAACCGGGACACTACTTGATGAAGGGACTTCAATGGGAATTCACGAATCACAATCATTGTTTTTCGAAAACTTCATTGGACGGAACCATAGTTTCTGGAAGAATAAATTTTCCCTTCTAAAAGAATTTGCTCCAGACCAATTCAATGATGTGACACTGGATGACTTTTACCGTGGCATTAACGAATCAAAGCCTTCGTTCATCCGTATCGAAGCAGATGAGCTTTCCTATCCATTACACATCATGATTCGGTATGAATTGGAAAAAGCCCTGTTTAACGGAGAGCTTGAAGTGAAGGATTTACCTAAGTTCTGGAATGAAAAGTATAAGGAATATTTGGGGATCGTGCCTGAGAATGATGCCATGGGCGTATTGCAGGATGTACATTGGTCAGACGGCAGCTTTGGCTACTTTCCATCTTATGCATTGGGATATATGTATGCAGCCCAAATCAAGCAATCCATGCTAAAAGACTTGCCAGACTTTGATGATTTGTTGGAATCCGGCAACATTGCCCCAATCAGGATATGGCTGAATGAGAAGATACATAAATACGGAAAAACAAAAAAACCCTTGGAAATATTGGAAGAGACGACAGGGGAAGGGTTGAATGTTCAGTATTTGATTCAGTATCTTGAAGATAAATACAAAGCTGTTTATAAAATCGAATAG
- a CDS encoding ATP-dependent DNA helicase: protein MLKTLPFSVTKEDSFYDKLSEWIGDVFYDILPEKGFELRDEQIFMAFQLEKAFKEKNVSFAEAGVGTGKTLVYLLYAICYARYTNKPAIISCADETLIEQLVKEEGDIEKIKNALGIEVDVRLAKYHDQYVCLKKLEHAVNHEDSEGIDQLYDELPKFVHDNSSMNAYTPYGDRKQYPYLNDEDWSKVGWDQLQNCFTCDKRHRCGQTLSRDHYRKSSDLIICSHDFFMEHVWTKEKRKREGQLPLLPEHSCVVFDEGHLLEFAAQKALTYKVGEQTLASVLELLTGNQVREETLYIIEDLIDINEEFFDLLDEKAIHVSGSNRYEIPMSKEITSFAQKLHKKVEELEESLVFEAEMYTINDYDLKVTEEYLEQLGYSLSLFVRDEQAVSWFEENEMTKTLVIMPRLVQDILSEQVFSKKIPYIFSSATLSDNKSFQYIADSLGIEKYDSFSVESPFDYDEVMKMKMPVFEAGDQLAKLQYTLKTIEENEGRTLVLFHSKEELHWFKNHCPESAYPFYFEGEAEISELVKKFQEEEQSSLFSYHLWEGLDVPGSSLKNVVIHSLPFPPRDPVFEAKRNSVAHAFEEVDLPYMLLRLRQGIGRLIRTSNDSGTVQILTDKDMTEQVKAKIVSVLPVTL, encoded by the coding sequence ATGCTTAAAACACTGCCTTTTTCGGTAACAAAGGAAGATTCTTTTTACGATAAGCTTTCAGAATGGATCGGTGATGTTTTTTACGATATTCTTCCCGAAAAAGGATTCGAGCTGCGTGATGAACAAATCTTCATGGCCTTTCAATTGGAAAAAGCCTTTAAAGAAAAGAATGTAAGCTTTGCTGAAGCTGGTGTAGGGACCGGTAAGACCTTGGTCTATTTACTATATGCGATTTGTTATGCAAGATATACGAATAAGCCGGCAATCATTTCATGTGCAGATGAAACGTTGATTGAACAGCTTGTGAAAGAAGAAGGCGACATTGAAAAAATCAAAAATGCTTTAGGTATAGAAGTGGATGTCCGTCTTGCAAAATATCACGATCAATATGTTTGTCTTAAAAAATTGGAGCATGCAGTCAACCATGAAGATTCTGAAGGAATAGATCAGCTTTATGATGAACTTCCGAAGTTTGTCCATGATAACTCATCCATGAACGCCTATACACCATATGGTGATCGTAAACAGTATCCATATTTAAATGATGAGGATTGGTCCAAAGTCGGCTGGGATCAGCTTCAAAACTGTTTTACTTGTGATAAACGGCATCGCTGCGGTCAGACCCTATCAAGGGATCACTATCGAAAATCAAGTGATTTGATCATTTGTTCACATGACTTTTTTATGGAGCATGTATGGACTAAAGAGAAGCGGAAGCGTGAAGGACAATTGCCGTTACTTCCAGAGCATAGCTGCGTCGTCTTTGATGAAGGCCATCTATTGGAATTTGCTGCTCAAAAGGCGTTAACGTACAAAGTCGGCGAACAAACGCTTGCTTCCGTTTTGGAATTGCTAACAGGCAATCAGGTTCGTGAAGAAACGCTATACATCATTGAAGACTTAATTGACATCAATGAAGAGTTTTTTGATTTGCTCGATGAAAAAGCGATCCATGTAAGCGGATCGAATCGCTATGAAATCCCGATGTCCAAAGAAATAACGAGCTTCGCCCAAAAGCTTCATAAAAAGGTTGAAGAGTTGGAGGAAAGCCTCGTTTTTGAAGCGGAAATGTACACGATCAATGATTATGACCTAAAAGTGACGGAAGAATATTTAGAACAGCTTGGCTACTCGCTTTCACTATTCGTGAGGGATGAGCAGGCCGTTTCCTGGTTTGAAGAAAATGAGATGACGAAGACATTGGTCATCATGCCAAGGCTGGTACAGGATATCCTGTCTGAACAAGTCTTTTCTAAAAAGATCCCATACATTTTCTCATCGGCAACATTATCGGATAATAAATCTTTCCAATACATTGCCGATAGCTTAGGGATAGAAAAGTATGACAGCTTCTCTGTCGAATCTCCATTCGACTATGATGAAGTCATGAAAATGAAAATGCCTGTCTTTGAAGCGGGTGATCAATTGGCGAAACTTCAGTATACACTGAAAACGATTGAGGAAAATGAAGGAAGGACGCTGGTGTTATTCCACTCTAAAGAGGAATTGCATTGGTTCAAGAATCATTGTCCGGAATCAGCTTATCCCTTTTATTTTGAAGGGGAAGCGGAAATCAGCGAGCTTGTTAAGAAATTTCAAGAAGAAGAGCAATCGTCTCTTTTCTCCTATCATTTATGGGAGGGTCTGGATGTTCCAGGATCATCACTTAAAAATGTCGTGATACACTCCTTGCCTTTCCCGCCGCGTGATCCGGTTTTTGAAGCGAAACGGAATTCAGTCGCCCATGCATTCGAGGAAGTGGATCTTCCTTACATGCTCCTCCGCCTGCGTCAAGGAATTGGCCGTTTGATCAGGACGAGCAATGACTCCGGGACCGTACAGATATTGACGGATAAGGATATGACGGAGCAAGTGAAAGCTAAGATTGTCTCCGTACTTCCTGTAACGCTATAA
- a CDS encoding cold-shock protein — protein MEQGKVKWFNAEKGFGFIEREGGDDVFVHFSAIQGEGFKTLEEGQDVTFDVEQGQRGPQASNVNKA, from the coding sequence ATGGAACAAGGTAAAGTAAAATGGTTTAACGCAGAAAAAGGTTTTGGCTTCATCGAACGTGAAGGCGGAGACGATGTATTCGTACATTTCTCAGCTATTCAAGGCGAAGGTTTCAAAACACTTGAAGAAGGCCAAGATGTTACATTTGATGTTGAACAAGGTCAACGTGGACCACAAGCATCAAACGTAAACAAAGCTTAA
- a CDS encoding THUMP domain-containing class I SAM-dependent RNA methyltransferase, whose translation MKQFDIIATSAMGLESIVAKEVRDLGYECQVENGKIMYKGDQSAIARSNLWLRSADRVKIKIGEFKAYSFDELFEKTKALNWEDYLSADVEFPVSGKSVKSQLYSVPDCQAIVKKAIVDRLKSKYKQVSWFAETGPLFKIEVSILKDVVTLTMDTSGAGLHKRGYRTGQGEAPLKETLAAALIMLTNWKPDKPFIDPFCGSGTIPIEAALIGQNIAPGFNREFVAETWSWMDGKVWDEARNEAEDLADYDQYLDISGCDIDHRMVDIAKANSFEAGLGDLIDFKQMQVRDISTRKEYGVIVGNPPYGERLGEKKEVERMYREMGQAFKKLDTWSVYMITSNPDFEQHYGKPATKKRKLFNGFIRADLYQYWGKRPPRQPRVDE comes from the coding sequence ATGAAACAATTCGATATTATCGCTACGTCAGCAATGGGATTGGAATCCATTGTTGCCAAGGAAGTTAGGGACTTAGGCTACGAATGTCAGGTCGAAAATGGAAAGATCATGTACAAAGGAGACCAATCTGCCATTGCCCGCTCCAATTTATGGCTTCGGAGTGCAGATAGAGTCAAAATTAAAATCGGAGAATTTAAAGCATATTCTTTTGATGAGTTGTTTGAAAAAACGAAGGCCTTGAATTGGGAAGATTATTTGTCTGCCGATGTCGAGTTCCCTGTTAGCGGTAAATCCGTTAAATCGCAGCTATATAGCGTGCCTGATTGTCAGGCTATCGTCAAAAAGGCGATCGTTGACAGATTGAAAAGCAAATATAAACAAGTATCCTGGTTTGCTGAGACTGGTCCTTTGTTTAAAATTGAAGTTTCCATCTTGAAAGATGTAGTGACGCTTACAATGGATACCTCAGGTGCAGGCTTGCATAAACGGGGATATCGGACCGGGCAGGGGGAAGCTCCCCTTAAAGAAACACTGGCCGCAGCCTTGATCATGCTGACCAATTGGAAACCGGATAAACCCTTTATAGATCCATTCTGTGGATCTGGAACGATTCCGATCGAAGCAGCTTTGATTGGGCAGAATATAGCACCTGGATTCAATAGGGAATTTGTTGCGGAAACGTGGTCGTGGATGGACGGTAAGGTCTGGGATGAAGCGAGGAATGAAGCGGAGGACTTAGCCGATTATGATCAGTATTTGGACATTTCCGGTTGTGATATCGATCATCGGATGGTCGATATAGCCAAAGCTAATAGTTTTGAAGCGGGCCTAGGGGATTTGATTGACTTCAAGCAGATGCAGGTGCGGGATATCTCAACCAGGAAAGAGTATGGTGTCATCGTCGGGAATCCGCCTTATGGAGAACGTCTCGGGGAGAAAAAAGAGGTTGAACGGATGTACCGGGAAATGGGCCAAGCCTTCAAGAAGCTAGATACATGGTCCGTATACATGATTACCTCCAATCCTGACTTCGAGCAGCATTATGGTAAACCGGCAACTAAAAAAAGGAAGCTATTTAACGGTTTCATTCGGGCCGATCTTTATCAATATTGGGGGAAACGCCCGCCGAGACAGCCTCGAGTGGATGAGTAG
- the gpsB gene encoding cell division regulator GpsB: MLSDKIKLTAKDILEKDFKTAMRGYKPEDVDQFLDLIIKDYEVFHQEIEDLKQENLKLKKHAEESTKRPNQPAPSATPGTTNFDILKRLSNLEKHVFGNKLFD; this comes from the coding sequence ATGCTATCCGATAAGATAAAATTAACGGCTAAAGATATTCTTGAGAAGGATTTTAAAACAGCCATGCGCGGTTATAAACCTGAAGATGTCGATCAATTCCTGGATCTGATCATTAAAGATTATGAAGTGTTCCATCAGGAAATCGAAGATCTTAAGCAAGAAAATCTCAAATTGAAAAAACATGCCGAAGAAAGTACAAAACGTCCCAACCAACCTGCTCCCAGTGCAACTCCGGGAACCACTAACTTTGACATCCTAAAACGGTTATCCAATCTGGAAAAGCACGTTTTTGGAAACAAGCTTTTTGATTAA
- a CDS encoding DUF1273 domain-containing protein, with amino-acid sequence MKVLYLTGYKAFEFGIFKNDHEAVRYIKKAIEQRLLPLVEDGLEWVIISGQLGTELWGAEVVFEMREHYEQLKLGVLTPFLKQEESWNETNQEYYRSILARADFVQSIFNKPYEGPEQLKMKNKYMIHKSDAMLIIFEAEKDGSAKYPYYEALKQAGNQPYPIYQVNFDDLQMAAEEGNWSEQ; translated from the coding sequence ATGAAGGTTTTATATTTGACTGGCTACAAAGCTTTTGAATTCGGGATATTCAAAAATGACCACGAAGCCGTAAGATATATAAAGAAAGCGATTGAACAGCGTCTCTTGCCGTTGGTGGAAGATGGGCTGGAATGGGTAATCATATCCGGTCAGCTAGGTACCGAGCTTTGGGGAGCCGAAGTGGTATTTGAAATGCGGGAGCATTATGAACAGCTGAAATTAGGCGTTCTCACACCCTTCCTGAAACAGGAGGAATCATGGAACGAGACCAATCAAGAGTATTATCGATCGATATTGGCACGTGCCGATTTTGTGCAATCCATATTCAATAAACCATATGAAGGGCCCGAACAATTGAAAATGAAAAATAAATATATGATCCATAAAAGTGATGCGATGCTCATCATTTTTGAAGCCGAAAAAGATGGTTCAGCCAAATACCCATATTATGAAGCGCTGAAACAGGCGGGAAATCAACCATACCCAATCTACCAGGTAAACTTTGATGACCTGCAAATGGCGGCGGAAGAGGGCAACTGGTCGGAACAATGA
- a CDS encoding spore coat protein: protein MNFRNCGGNNANVMGAYGNAPGVMGVSNNNNANVMGVSNNNVMGVSNNNVMGVSNNNNSNVMGVSNNNNSNVMGAYSPPMQYSPTQTLPSQTAPAQVNPTKQYVNTNVSNTVIPVVHPSHTTTVNKHVNTYKHYFPHTQSVVNECYTQNLICGKPHNPCCPPRHFGY from the coding sequence ATGAATTTTCGTAATTGTGGAGGAAATAACGCCAATGTAATGGGAGCTTATGGGAACGCACCAGGAGTAATGGGCGTATCCAATAACAATAACGCCAATGTTATGGGCGTATCAAATAATAACGTAATGGGTGTATCAAATAATAACGTAATGGGCGTATCCAACAACAACAACTCTAACGTTATGGGCGTATCCAACAATAATAACTCCAATGTGATGGGTGCTTATTCCCCACCGATGCAATATAGCCCAACGCAAACACTTCCATCCCAAACGGCTCCAGCACAAGTCAACCCAACGAAGCAATATGTCAATACGAATGTATCGAACACAGTGATTCCTGTCGTTCATCCATCACATACGACAACCGTCAACAAACATGTGAACACGTATAAACATTACTTCCCGCATACACAATCCGTGGTGAATGAATGCTATACCCAAAACTTGATTTGTGGCAAGCCGCACAACCCGTGCTGTCCACCTAGGCATTTCGGATACTAA
- a CDS encoding ribonuclease H-like domain-containing protein, translated as MSLKNKLNRMKKHMNLEPATHSLPVAKNAGTGKDIPYLDKWLEDDTVSYHFDDDYCFIREVRYPLNHEHGIYAFSELKKIVKEWNQTPLSHPLSTKGRKSEELFFFDTETTGLGGGAGNTIFLLGYAYIEGEEVVVKQHILREPGSEIPLYQSFLESINYETLVTYNGKSFDWPQLKTRHTLIKEHVPKLPEFGHFDLYHASRRLWKNKLERVKLSAVETDILGVHRKDDIPGYLAPMIYFDFVERKNPEILFGIMKHNEMDVLSLITLYIHLSRKILQMDGYTEESMEIARWLDYLGKKQESVDAYEKILAAGNEEDRIIAGHALAFQKKKQKQYNEALEIWREVALKGQVQLRIAASIECAKLYEHQFKDIPNAIECSLAAQQEMKGEELGLPSKRKQIELEKRIHRLEQKKKSNDIANGARKSAMPISE; from the coding sequence ATGTCTTTAAAAAATAAATTAAACCGGATGAAAAAGCATATGAATCTAGAGCCGGCTACGCATTCTTTGCCTGTTGCTAAAAATGCCGGGACCGGAAAGGACATTCCTTATCTCGACAAGTGGTTGGAGGACGATACCGTTTCTTATCATTTCGATGATGACTATTGTTTCATCAGGGAGGTACGCTACCCTTTGAATCATGAACATGGGATATATGCCTTTTCCGAACTGAAAAAGATCGTAAAGGAATGGAATCAAACGCCGCTTTCGCATCCACTTTCCACTAAGGGTAGGAAAAGTGAAGAGCTCTTTTTTTTCGATACAGAGACGACAGGGCTTGGCGGTGGTGCGGGCAATACCATTTTTTTGCTCGGATATGCTTATATTGAAGGCGAAGAGGTAGTCGTCAAGCAGCATATCCTGCGAGAGCCAGGAAGTGAAATACCGCTATATCAAAGCTTCCTTGAAAGCATCAATTACGAAACGCTCGTCACTTATAATGGGAAGTCATTTGACTGGCCTCAGTTAAAAACGAGGCATACCCTGATTAAGGAACACGTTCCGAAACTCCCTGAATTCGGACATTTCGATCTATACCATGCTTCTAGGAGGCTATGGAAAAATAAATTGGAACGCGTGAAGCTGTCGGCAGTCGAAACGGATATTCTAGGAGTACATCGGAAGGATGACATTCCCGGATATTTGGCACCGATGATATATTTTGATTTTGTTGAGAGAAAGAATCCGGAAATTTTATTCGGGATCATGAAGCACAATGAAATGGATGTTTTATCATTGATCACTTTGTATATTCATTTGTCCCGGAAAATTCTCCAAATGGATGGATATACGGAAGAATCAATGGAAATTGCACGATGGCTCGATTACTTGGGGAAGAAACAAGAATCGGTGGATGCCTATGAAAAAATACTGGCAGCTGGAAACGAAGAAGACCGGATTATTGCCGGCCACGCCCTTGCTTTTCAGAAAAAGAAGCAGAAACAATACAATGAAGCGCTGGAAATTTGGAGGGAGGTTGCCTTGAAGGGGCAAGTACAGTTAAGGATAGCGGCAAGTATTGAATGTGCAAAATTATATGAGCATCAATTCAAGGATATACCCAACGCTATCGAATGCTCTTTAGCTGCACAACAAGAGATGAAGGGGGAAGAGCTGGGACTCCCTTCCAAAAGAAAACAAATCGAGCTGGAAAAAAGGATTCACCGGCTCGAACAGAAAAAAAAATCCAACGATATTGCCAATGGTGCAAGAAAATCAGCGATGCCAATCAGTGAGTAA
- a CDS encoding DEAD/DEAH box helicase, giving the protein MKLRKDLQEVISDLKTNEDFNENIVHWQVIEAKEAKHVPFPERLDEKIKQALYKRGIDGLYTHQATAFETAVSGNSLVAVTPTASGKTLCYNLPVLQKILEDEKARALYIFPTKALSYDQKSELNEMIDEMEVQINSYTYDGDTPSNIRQKIRQAGHIVITNPDMLHSGILPHHTKWVSLFENLKYVIIDELHIYRGVFGSHTANVIRRLKRICRFYGSDPVFVCTSATINNPKELATELTETPMVLVNNNGAPSGKKHFVFYNPPVVNKPLNIRRSAVLEVRRLANEFLKNKIQTIVFARSRVRVEILLSYLQELVSKQLGPKSIRGYRGGYLPTQRREIEQGLRDGSIYGVISTNALELGVDIGQLQVCIMTGYPGSISSAWQQAGRAGRRHGEALIIMVGSSSALDQYIVQHPDYFFNRNPETARINPDNLLILVDHVKCAAYELPFKKGDTFGKAEIMDVLEFLTEERVLHQNGDKWHWMNDAFPASNISLRSAAQENVVIIDQTNAPGNKVIGEMDTFSAMTLLHDEAIYLHQGTQFQVEKLDWEEKKAFVREVNVDYYTDANLAVQLSVLEVDKQRIFASTSAAFGDVAIRAMPTIFKKIKFETHENIGSGPITLPEMELHTSSAMLSTEPDIFEWDENRIEQGMIGASHALNCIIPLYVMCDPHDIHVYPQVKAAHNEKPTIFIYDSYPGGIGLSDKVYENSELILQETISMIENCTCESGCPSCIGTESAAMTAKSDAKRLLGQFCKEKRS; this is encoded by the coding sequence ATGAAATTGAGAAAAGATTTACAAGAAGTTATCTCTGATTTAAAAACGAATGAGGATTTTAATGAGAATATTGTACATTGGCAAGTAATTGAAGCAAAAGAGGCTAAGCATGTTCCTTTTCCGGAACGGTTGGATGAAAAAATCAAACAGGCATTGTACAAAAGAGGAATCGATGGGCTGTATACCCACCAGGCAACTGCATTTGAAACAGCGGTAAGCGGCAATAGCCTTGTTGCGGTCACGCCAACGGCATCCGGTAAAACATTATGCTATAATTTGCCGGTCCTTCAAAAAATACTGGAAGATGAAAAAGCGAGGGCGCTTTATATTTTTCCTACCAAAGCGCTTAGTTACGATCAAAAAAGCGAATTGAACGAAATGATCGACGAAATGGAAGTTCAAATAAATAGTTACACGTACGATGGAGACACACCCTCCAACATTAGACAGAAAATCCGTCAGGCTGGGCATATCGTTATCACCAATCCAGATATGCTTCATTCTGGAATCCTGCCGCATCATACGAAATGGGTCTCTCTTTTTGAAAACCTTAAGTATGTAATCATTGATGAGCTTCATATATACCGGGGCGTCTTCGGAAGTCATACGGCAAATGTCATTAGAAGGTTAAAAAGAATTTGCCGGTTTTATGGAAGTGATCCCGTATTCGTGTGTACATCCGCTACCATCAACAATCCTAAAGAGTTGGCCACGGAGCTTACGGAAACCCCCATGGTCCTCGTCAATAATAACGGGGCGCCTAGTGGGAAAAAACACTTTGTTTTTTACAATCCACCAGTCGTCAATAAACCGCTGAATATTCGAAGAAGTGCGGTTTTGGAGGTCAGGAGGCTGGCAAACGAGTTTTTGAAAAATAAAATTCAAACGATCGTTTTCGCCAGGAGCAGGGTTCGTGTAGAGATATTATTGTCGTATTTGCAGGAACTTGTATCAAAGCAGCTCGGGCCAAAATCGATCAGGGGCTACCGTGGCGGCTACCTTCCGACGCAGCGTAGAGAAATTGAACAAGGCTTGAGGGATGGCTCCATTTATGGAGTGATATCAACAAATGCACTGGAGCTGGGAGTCGATATCGGCCAGCTTCAAGTTTGCATCATGACCGGTTACCCTGGTTCAATATCAAGTGCCTGGCAACAGGCCGGCCGAGCGGGAAGAAGGCATGGTGAAGCACTGATCATCATGGTTGGCAGCTCCAGCGCCCTTGATCAATATATTGTACAGCACCCTGATTATTTCTTTAACAGAAATCCAGAAACGGCAAGAATCAATCCGGATAATCTTCTGATCTTGGTTGATCATGTCAAGTGTGCCGCATATGAGCTCCCGTTTAAAAAAGGGGATACGTTTGGAAAGGCAGAAATCATGGACGTGCTGGAGTTCCTTACCGAAGAAAGGGTCTTGCATCAGAATGGCGATAAATGGCATTGGATGAACGATGCATTTCCTGCAAGCAATATAAGCCTTCGCTCAGCAGCCCAGGAGAATGTCGTAATTATCGATCAAACCAATGCCCCGGGCAATAAGGTCATAGGAGAGATGGATACGTTCAGTGCGATGACTCTTCTTCACGACGAAGCCATCTATTTGCATCAGGGCACCCAATTCCAAGTGGAAAAACTGGATTGGGAAGAAAAGAAAGCTTTTGTGCGTGAAGTGAATGTGGATTATTATACGGATGCTAACCTGGCTGTGCAGCTGTCTGTATTGGAAGTGGATAAACAGCGGATCTTCGCTTCCACTTCTGCGGCCTTTGGTGACGTAGCCATCCGGGCGATGCCGACGATCTTCAAAAAAATCAAATTTGAAACGCACGAAAACATTGGATCAGGTCCTATCACTTTGCCTGAAATGGAATTACATACAAGTTCCGCGATGCTATCAACGGAGCCTGATATATTTGAATGGGACGAAAATCGCATCGAGCAAGGCATGATAGGTGCCTCCCATGCACTTAATTGCATAATTCCGCTATATGTTATGTGCGATCCTCATGATATCCATGTGTATCCCCAGGTTAAGGCGGCGCATAATGAGAAACCGACGATTTTTATCTATGATAGTTATCCAGGGGGGATAGGCTTAAGTGATAAAGTATATGAGAATTCTGAGCTGATTCTCCAAGAAACGATATCAATGATTGAAAATTGTACGTGTGAAAGCGGCTGCCCTTCCTGTATTGGAACGGAATCCGCTGCCATGACAGCCAAAAGTGATGCCAAAAGGTTATTAGGGCAATTTTGTAAGGAAAAACGATCATAG
- a CDS encoding alpha/beta fold hydrolase has translation MTESSKLSYIDTGKGNKTLLFIHGFCGSLEYWNDIVSKLKDEYRIVAVDLRGHGESEPIDASFSIEDMANDVASVLEELEIDQVYMFGHSLGGYITLAFADRFPGKLSGFSLVHSTALPDDEAGKEGRLKSIETIEAKGVPDFIDGLVPKLFAHSDDTRIEPMKEIGYKTSESGAIGSLHAMRNRVDRNHVLKTTKLPVLLIAGEHDKVIPAEKTFSVKGNHIQEITLEGCGHMSMQESPRRLVEEIRQFVDTN, from the coding sequence ATGACAGAAAGTAGCAAGCTTTCTTACATAGATACGGGGAAGGGAAATAAAACGTTGCTATTTATCCATGGTTTTTGCGGAAGCCTTGAATACTGGAATGATATCGTCTCAAAATTAAAAGATGAATACCGCATAGTGGCTGTCGATTTACGGGGACACGGTGAAAGTGAACCGATTGATGCATCTTTTTCAATCGAAGATATGGCAAATGATGTCGCATCGGTGCTGGAAGAGCTGGAAATCGATCAGGTTTATATGTTTGGACATTCTCTCGGCGGCTATATTACTTTGGCGTTTGCTGATAGGTTTCCTGGGAAATTGTCTGGTTTTTCACTGGTTCATTCCACCGCCTTGCCTGATGATGAAGCGGGTAAGGAAGGTCGTTTAAAATCCATTGAAACCATCGAAGCGAAGGGGGTACCTGATTTCATTGATGGGCTTGTGCCTAAGCTTTTCGCCCATTCAGATGACACTCGCATAGAACCAATGAAGGAAATCGGATACAAAACAAGTGAAAGTGGAGCGATTGGCTCATTACATGCGATGAGGAATAGAGTGGACAGAAATCATGTACTAAAAACAACGAAGCTGCCTGTCCTTTTAATTGCAGGTGAACATGATAAGGTCATACCTGCAGAAAAAACTTTTTCCGTAAAAGGTAACCATATTCAGGAAATTACCCTTGAAGGTTGCGGCCACATGAGTATGCAAGAATCTCCAAGGAGATTGGTCGAAGAGATCAGGCAGTTTGTCGATACGAATTAA